From the genome of Scytonema hofmannii PCC 7110, one region includes:
- a CDS encoding ArnT family glycosyltransferase: MTNQWWSSVEKRPALAVTLSILWVILTGGIAFVWHLGSIGLIDETEPLFAEASRQMFVTGDWITPFFNAETRFDKPALIYWFQAIAFSILGVNEWAVRLPSALAAIGLMGLGSYTIQWYFAREDELEHKYRPALRWITAGFGTAVMALNPEMIVWGRTGVSDMLLTGCMASALLCFFLGYAHPSKSNVQARWYIAFYVLIAGAILTKGPIGIVLPGLIVGIFLLYLGNITQVLREMRPLTGLLIVICLSLPWYILVIWRNGWDYINSFFGYHNVERFTNVVNRHSAPWYFYFVVVLLGFAPYSVYLPLAMGRLKFWQRKYWRSQERSRQLGLFAFCWFVGIFGFFTIAVTKLPSYVLPLMPAAAILIALLWGDLLDKGNKEELSPSLPHSLTPSLPLFQRTGWVNVAFLSAIAVTMFYLPQIIGNDPAAPDFRNLLERSGLTVLGGAIWILSAIAIAVSLMRRRYKTVLIINIVGFAAFLMVVLTPALFLMDRERQLPLRELSEIVVQTQKPGEELVMVGFKKPTVVFYTRRPVTYKKITATAAQYLQDKAAKKPSPSSVLVLAQPKKFPEMGFKPTDYENLGTRGAYQLVRIFFK; the protein is encoded by the coding sequence ATGACAAATCAGTGGTGGAGTAGTGTAGAGAAGCGTCCAGCCCTCGCTGTGACTTTATCAATTTTATGGGTGATTTTAACAGGTGGGATTGCTTTTGTTTGGCATTTAGGCAGTATTGGCTTAATTGATGAGACAGAGCCTCTGTTTGCTGAAGCATCTCGCCAAATGTTTGTTACGGGTGATTGGATTACACCGTTTTTTAATGCTGAAACTCGATTTGATAAGCCTGCTCTGATTTACTGGTTTCAAGCGATCGCTTTTTCAATTTTGGGTGTGAATGAATGGGCGGTGCGTTTACCTTCGGCACTTGCTGCTATAGGATTGATGGGGTTAGGATCATACACTATACAATGGTACTTTGCAAGGGAAGATGAATTAGAGCATAAGTACCGTCCAGCCTTGCGGTGGATAACAGCAGGGTTTGGAACAGCGGTTATGGCACTCAATCCCGAAATGATTGTTTGGGGTAGAACAGGTGTTTCAGATATGCTGCTGACAGGTTGTATGGCATCAGCATTACTGTGCTTTTTTTTGGGATATGCCCACCCCTCAAAATCTAATGTACAAGCACGTTGGTATATAGCGTTTTACGTACTGATTGCGGGAGCAATTTTAACAAAAGGACCAATAGGAATTGTTTTACCTGGGCTGATTGTTGGTATATTTTTGCTGTACTTGGGTAATATTACGCAAGTGTTGCGGGAAATGCGCCCTTTAACAGGTTTGCTGATCGTTATCTGTTTATCATTACCCTGGTATATACTAGTTATTTGGCGCAATGGTTGGGATTATATTAACTCCTTTTTTGGATATCACAACGTTGAACGCTTTACAAATGTTGTTAATCGTCACTCAGCTCCCTGGTATTTTTATTTTGTAGTTGTGCTGCTTGGCTTTGCACCATATTCGGTGTATTTACCTCTGGCAATGGGACGGTTAAAGTTTTGGCAGCGAAAATACTGGCGATCGCAAGAACGCTCCAGACAACTAGGTTTATTTGCCTTTTGTTGGTTTGTTGGAATCTTTGGTTTTTTCACCATTGCTGTGACAAAACTTCCCAGCTACGTGTTACCCCTAATGCCAGCAGCAGCTATTTTAATAGCGTTATTATGGGGTGACTTATTAGACAAGGGAAACAAGGAGGAACTTTCTCCCTCACTCCCTCACTCCCTCACTCCCTCCCTCCCTCTCTTCCAACGAACTGGCTGGGTGAATGTCGCTTTTTTGTCAGCAATAGCAGTAACAATGTTTTACTTACCCCAAATAATAGGTAACGATCCTGCAGCACCCGACTTTCGTAACTTGCTGGAGCGATCGGGTTTAACCGTTTTGGGAGGAGCGATTTGGATTTTAAGTGCTATAGCAATTGCTGTTTCGCTCATGCGCCGTCGTTACAAGACTGTGCTAATTATCAATATTGTAGGATTTGCAGCATTCCTGATGGTTGTTCTCACACCTGCCTTATTTTTAATGGATCGGGAACGTCAGCTACCTTTAAGAGAATTATCTGAAATCGTAGTTCAAACACAAAAACCTGGTGAAGAATTGGTTATGGTTGGCTTTAAAAAACCTACAGTTGTTTTTTATACTCGTCGTCCTGTTACATACAAAAAAATAACTGCGACTGCAGCACAATACCTTCAAGACAAAGCAGCAAAGAAGCCATCACCTTCCTCAGTACTAGTTCTTGCTCAACCGAAAAAGTTTCCCGAAATGGGATTTAAGCCCACTGATTACGAAAATTTAGGGACTCGTGGTGCTTATCAGCTTGTTCGGATTTTTTTTAAATAG